In Leptospira sp. WS58.C1, a single genomic region encodes these proteins:
- a CDS encoding c-type cytochrome, with the protein MLTKFQAKLFFLVGTFLFSAVFLLLTYDSLKYVYSAPSSKTLSEEVIRGKELWEKNNCMGCHTILGEGAYYAPELTKVYERRGPEWIRVFLKDPQAMYPGERKMVKYDFSDSQISDIIAFLKWNGELDLKGFPPKPEYRSSTQIINADSATVAQPEKFKQICTACHSVAGSGGNVGPALDSVGKKYDIAYLQNWLKDPQKIKPGTAMPKLPLSDSEIKDLSSYLSQLK; encoded by the coding sequence ATGCTTACAAAATTTCAGGCGAAATTATTTTTCCTGGTCGGGACTTTTTTATTCTCCGCGGTTTTTCTGTTACTAACTTACGATTCCTTAAAGTACGTTTATTCTGCTCCTTCTTCTAAAACTTTAAGCGAAGAAGTGATCCGAGGCAAAGAGCTTTGGGAAAAGAATAATTGTATGGGATGTCATACGATCTTGGGAGAAGGAGCGTATTACGCGCCTGAATTGACAAAGGTGTATGAGAGAAGAGGGCCAGAATGGATCCGCGTTTTCCTGAAAGATCCTCAGGCGATGTATCCTGGAGAAAGAAAAATGGTGAAGTACGATTTTTCGGACTCTCAGATCTCGGATATTATCGCGTTTTTGAAATGGAACGGGGAGTTGGATCTAAAAGGTTTTCCTCCTAAACCGGAATATAGATCTTCTACCCAGATCATAAACGCCGATTCCGCCACAGTCGCCCAACCGGAAAAGTTCAAACAGATCTGCACTGCATGCCATTCCGTTGCAGGTTCAGGAGGGAATGTGGGGCCTGCTTTGGACTCTGTCGGAAAAAAATACGATATCGCTTATCTTCAAAATTGGCTAAAAGACCCGCAAAAGATCAAACCGGGAACCGCAATGCCTAAACTTCCGCTAAGCGATAGCGAGATCAAGGATCTGTCCTCATATCTCTCCCAGTTGAAATAA
- a CDS encoding cbb3-type cytochrome c oxidase subunit I — MKYKSQKIAYWFFATCMLLLSLQIVYGFVMGFARMGFDVLHDWIPFNAARATHTNLLVVWLLTGFMGAAHYIIPDESDREIYSVKLAYIQLISLIIVGVVSIIGFHLNFWEGRKFLEIPRPLDYLVVVNVLLFLFNIGMTVWKGKRYTTTSLVLYFGLFSAALLYLPGMIQFNSQTLDSYFRWWVVHLWVEGVWELIMGGILSFLLIKLTGVDREVIEKWLYVIVGLTFLSGILGTGHHYYYIGVPEYWKWVGGFFSMLEPLAFLAMAMFAISMYRKSGRNHPNTIALFWTIGSAVMSFVGAGFLGFAHTLPQVNLYTHGTLITAMHGHLAFWGAYAMIVFAILTYAMPLLTGRKLWNNPTGLFAFWASNIGMLGMTGAFAVAGIAQVYLERKLGLDFLTVQKEIQVHFLGLVLAALVFTSGIIAFIINFVRFGTPTDEALGAEQASGEISLARRS; from the coding sequence ATGAAGTATAAGTCTCAAAAAATTGCGTATTGGTTCTTTGCTACCTGTATGCTCTTATTGTCCTTGCAAATAGTTTATGGATTCGTGATGGGATTCGCGAGAATGGGCTTCGATGTTCTGCATGATTGGATACCGTTCAATGCCGCCAGGGCTACACATACGAATCTATTGGTAGTTTGGTTACTGACAGGTTTTATGGGTGCAGCGCATTATATTATTCCTGACGAATCCGACAGAGAGATCTATTCCGTAAAACTTGCTTATATCCAGCTCATCTCACTCATCATCGTGGGAGTAGTGTCCATCATCGGATTCCATTTGAATTTCTGGGAAGGAAGAAAGTTTTTAGAGATCCCTCGTCCTTTGGATTATCTTGTGGTAGTTAACGTTCTATTATTCCTTTTTAATATAGGAATGACTGTTTGGAAAGGGAAACGATATACTACAACTTCTCTCGTATTGTATTTTGGTCTTTTTTCCGCGGCGCTTTTGTATCTTCCCGGAATGATCCAATTCAATAGCCAAACTCTAGACTCCTATTTCCGTTGGTGGGTAGTCCATCTTTGGGTAGAAGGGGTTTGGGAATTGATCATGGGAGGTATCCTTTCTTTCCTTCTGATCAAACTTACGGGGGTGGACAGAGAAGTTATAGAAAAATGGTTGTATGTGATTGTGGGTTTGACTTTCCTTTCCGGGATCTTGGGAACAGGACACCATTATTATTATATTGGAGTTCCTGAATATTGGAAATGGGTAGGCGGATTTTTCTCTATGTTGGAACCTCTTGCATTTCTTGCTATGGCAATGTTTGCAATCTCCATGTATAGAAAAAGCGGAAGGAACCATCCGAATACGATCGCTCTTTTCTGGACCATCGGAAGTGCAGTCATGTCTTTCGTGGGAGCGGGCTTTTTAGGATTTGCTCATACTCTTCCTCAGGTAAACTTATACACTCATGGAACGTTGATCACCGCTATGCACGGCCACCTCGCATTCTGGGGGGCTTATGCGATGATCGTGTTTGCGATCTTAACATATGCAATGCCTTTACTTACGGGCAGAAAACTTTGGAATAATCCTACAGGGCTTTTCGCGTTCTGGGCTTCTAATATAGGAATGCTTGGAATGACCGGGGCATTTGCGGTTGCGGGTATCGCGCAGGTTTATTTGGAAAGAAAACTAGGGCTAGACTTTTTGACCGTACAAAAAGAGATCCAAGTCCACTTCTTAGGTTTGGTACTTGCAGCGCTTGTATTTACCTCGGGGATTATTGCTTTTATCATAAACTTCGTACGTTTTGGAACTCCTACAGACGAGGCCTTGGGTGCGGAGCAGGCTTCCGGAGAGATTTCTCTTGCTCGTAGATCCTAA